In Stigmatopora argus isolate UIUO_Sarg chromosome 10, RoL_Sarg_1.0, whole genome shotgun sequence, the following proteins share a genomic window:
- the glod4 gene encoding glyoxalase domain-containing protein 4 isoform X1 has protein sequence MRRALHFVFKVGDRAKTATFYRDVLGMKVLRHEEFVEGCKATCNGPYDGKWSKTMVGFGSEDDHFVAELTYNYGVADYQLGNDFLGLTLQSSQAISNAKRLSWPLTKVGDNLYLTQAPGGYQFYLVDKEEPLTDPVQKVCLGVSDLLKSTHYWSTLLGMKVMEKNEDKKTVLLGFGDSQCKLELHDVNGTVTHGTAFGRIAFSCPRGQLPDLEALMKKENQNILTPLVSLDTPGKATVEVVILADPDGHEICFVGDEAFRQLSLVDPKGDELLDKAMAEDKSNEWFAKHNRQKAAA, from the exons ATGAGACGAgctttacattttgtttttaaagttggCGACCGAGCCAAAACGGCGACATTCTACCGAGATGTTTTGGGCATGAAG GTTTTACGCCATGAAGAGTTTGTCGAAGGCTGCAAAGCAACATGCAACGG TCCTTATGATGGCAAATGGAGCAAGACTATGGTTGGTTTTGGTTCAGAAGACGATCATTTTGTCGCTGAGCTCACCTACAATTATGGGGTGGCAGACTACCAACTGGGAAATGACTTTTTG GGGTTGACCCTTCAGTCCAGCCAAGCCATCAGTAATGCCAAACGTTTGAGTTGGCCCCTCACAAAAGTCGGGGATAATCTGTACCTGACGCAGGCTCCGGGCGGGTATCAGTTCTACCTGGTGGATAAAGAAGAGCCGCTCACAG ACCCCGTCCAGAAGGTTTGCCTTGGAGTATCGGACCTCCTAAAGTCCACCCACTACTGGTCCACACTTTTGGGAATGAAAGTGATGGAAAAGAACGAAGACAAGAAAACAGTGCTGCTGGGATTTGGAGACTCACAG TGTAAACTGGAGCTGCATGACGTCAACGGGACTGTGACTCATGGAACAGCATTTGGGAGGATTGCCTTTTCATGCCCCCGTGGACAA CTTCCAGACCTTGAGGCATTGATGAAAAAGGAGAATCAGAACATTCTCACACCATTAGTGAGCTTGGACACCCCTGGAAAAGCCACGGTGGAAGTGGTCATTCTGGCCGACCCT GATGGCCATGAGATTTGCTTTGTTGGCGATGAAGCATTTCGGCAGCTTTCTTTAGTGGATCCTAAAGGAGATGAGTTGCTTGATAAG gccaTGGCTGAAGACAAAAGCAACGAGTGGTTTGCAAAGCACAACAGACAAAAAGCTGCTGCTTGA
- the mrm3a gene encoding rRNA methyltransferase 3A, mitochondrial → MATYIRCVSCAFSLERAVFLSRGNTFNVESKRYVRGLRRKPVRVIFPEDEKNKVDAQLPRGNDKKKVKVPAKAEKKPADQSDFKTRTSSLKNGWRDDEKTNLLPPDNKNDQLDGIRFERASSGDKRLSRLVSVARSRTFREQQGKVLLEGRRLICDALNAGAVPQTIFFSTLERLQELPLDKLKRASLVKVKFEDIKLWSDLVAPQGVIGIFSRPNASRLSYADNEHRVPLSLICDNVRDPGNLGTILRCAAAAGCHQVLLAKGCVDLWEPKVLRAAMGAHFHLPIYSNLKWEEVDGHLPDDVSVHVADSQQTRELDPSRKPSDFGWISTPRARLEDPDSDSDSDGELAPPRLDDAAYHENWAPSPVGLVVGGETHGLSVDALQLAEKRAGRKLFIPMVPHMDSLNSAMAASILLFEGRKQLLRAMQSYERKTVFKTGRRVS, encoded by the exons ATGGCGACATACATAAGATGCGTGAGTTGTGCTTTCTCTTTGGAACGAGCTGTTTTTTTGTCACGGGGAAATACATTTAACGTGGAAAGTAAACGATACGTACGCGGACTGAGAAGGAAGCCGGTCAGAGTGATCTTTCCTGAAGACGAGAAGAATAAAGTAGACGCACAACTGCCTCGTGGGAATGACAAAAAGAAGGTTAAGGTTCCTGCAAAAGCAGAGAAGAAGCCTGCAGACCAAAGTGATTTCAAGACCAGGACAAGCAGTTTGAAGAATGGGTGGAGGGATgatgaaaaaacaaatctacTCCCTCCAGataataaaaatgatcaattgGACGGAATCCGCTTCGAGAGGGCTTCATCCGGTGATAAGAGATTGTC GAGGTTGGTGAGCGTGGCCCGTTCCAGAACATTTCGGGAGCAGCAGGGCAAGGTCCTGCTGGAAGGTCGTCGTCTGATATGCGACGCCTTGAACGCGGGGGCGGTTCCTCAAACCATCTTCTTTAGCACCCTTGAGCGCTTACAAGAGCTTCCTTTGGACAAGCTGAAGAGGGCTAGTCTAGTGAAAGTCAAGTTTGAGGACATCAAGCTGTGGTCTGACTTGGTGGCCCCGCAAGGAGTCATCG GCATATTTTCGCGCCCTAACGCGTCTCGACTGAGCTACGCCGACAACGAACATCGCGTGCCCCTGTCTCTCATTTGCGACAACGTCAGAGACCCCGGCAACCTGGGCACCATATTGCGATGCGCTGCCGCCGCTGGCTGCCACCAAGTGCTGCTCGCAAAAG GATGCGTCGATCTCTGGGAGCCCAAAGTCCTGCGAGCGGCGATGGGTGCTCACTTCCACCTTCCCATTTATTccaatttgaagtgggaggaggTGGACGGTCATCTCCCCGACGACGTCAGCGTCCACGTGGCTGACAGCCAACAAACCCGGGAATTGGACCCCTCACGCAAACCCAGCGATTTCGGCTGGATCAGCACTCCGCGCGCTCGCCTCGAGGACCCCGACTCCGATTCCGACTCGGACGGCGAGCTCGCCCCGCCTAGATTGGACGACGCGGCGTACCACGAGAACTGGGCGCCGAGTCCGGTGGGCTTGGTGGTTGGCGGAGAGACGCACGGGCTAAGCGTGGACGCGCTTCAGCTAGCAGAGAAGAGGGCAGGACGCAAACTCTTCATTCCCATGGTTCCCCACATGGACAGCTTGAACTCAGCTATGGCTGCCAGCATCTTGTTGTTCGAGGGCAGGAAGCAACTTTTGAGAGCGATGCAAAGCTATGAAAGGAAGACAGTGTTCAAAACTGGACGCCGTGTTTCATAA
- the glod4 gene encoding glyoxalase domain-containing protein 4 isoform X2, with the protein MKVLRHEEFVEGCKATCNGPYDGKWSKTMVGFGSEDDHFVAELTYNYGVADYQLGNDFLGLTLQSSQAISNAKRLSWPLTKVGDNLYLTQAPGGYQFYLVDKEEPLTDPVQKVCLGVSDLLKSTHYWSTLLGMKVMEKNEDKKTVLLGFGDSQCKLELHDVNGTVTHGTAFGRIAFSCPRGQLPDLEALMKKENQNILTPLVSLDTPGKATVEVVILADPDGHEICFVGDEAFRQLSLVDPKGDELLDKAMAEDKSNEWFAKHNRQKAAA; encoded by the exons ATGAAG GTTTTACGCCATGAAGAGTTTGTCGAAGGCTGCAAAGCAACATGCAACGG TCCTTATGATGGCAAATGGAGCAAGACTATGGTTGGTTTTGGTTCAGAAGACGATCATTTTGTCGCTGAGCTCACCTACAATTATGGGGTGGCAGACTACCAACTGGGAAATGACTTTTTG GGGTTGACCCTTCAGTCCAGCCAAGCCATCAGTAATGCCAAACGTTTGAGTTGGCCCCTCACAAAAGTCGGGGATAATCTGTACCTGACGCAGGCTCCGGGCGGGTATCAGTTCTACCTGGTGGATAAAGAAGAGCCGCTCACAG ACCCCGTCCAGAAGGTTTGCCTTGGAGTATCGGACCTCCTAAAGTCCACCCACTACTGGTCCACACTTTTGGGAATGAAAGTGATGGAAAAGAACGAAGACAAGAAAACAGTGCTGCTGGGATTTGGAGACTCACAG TGTAAACTGGAGCTGCATGACGTCAACGGGACTGTGACTCATGGAACAGCATTTGGGAGGATTGCCTTTTCATGCCCCCGTGGACAA CTTCCAGACCTTGAGGCATTGATGAAAAAGGAGAATCAGAACATTCTCACACCATTAGTGAGCTTGGACACCCCTGGAAAAGCCACGGTGGAAGTGGTCATTCTGGCCGACCCT GATGGCCATGAGATTTGCTTTGTTGGCGATGAAGCATTTCGGCAGCTTTCTTTAGTGGATCCTAAAGGAGATGAGTTGCTTGATAAG gccaTGGCTGAAGACAAAAGCAACGAGTGGTTTGCAAAGCACAACAGACAAAAAGCTGCTGCTTGA